From Enterococcus mediterraneensis, the proteins below share one genomic window:
- a CDS encoding PTS system mannose/fructose/sorbose family transporter subunit IID has protein sequence MENRLTKKELRQIWRRWGFTHLSSMSYEKLQAHAWAYSYLPFAEKYYKNDKEAKRRLLLRHSMFYNTEPQTGQLINGIVASLEEEIALGRDVPEEMPINIKTTLMGPLAGIGDSIIQGIIVPILLSIAMGLAAGGNALGPVFYIISYGIIGPLISYLCFMNGYRLGVNAIDAIIGENAKRITDAFNILGVMVVGGLAASNIMLTTAIKIPMGDEVQKLQDVLDGIFPNILPLAMVLLAWYLLTSKQMTATKVILVLTLISAVGVVIGVF, from the coding sequence ATGGAAAATCGATTGACTAAAAAAGAATTGCGTCAGATATGGAGACGTTGGGGTTTTACTCATCTATCTTCAATGAGTTACGAAAAGTTACAAGCTCATGCATGGGCGTACTCATATTTACCTTTTGCTGAAAAATATTATAAAAATGATAAAGAAGCTAAACGTCGTTTACTTCTAAGGCACTCTATGTTTTATAATACGGAACCGCAAACGGGACAGCTGATTAATGGGATTGTTGCTTCTCTGGAAGAAGAAATAGCATTAGGTAGAGATGTGCCTGAAGAAATGCCAATAAATATAAAAACAACACTGATGGGCCCGTTAGCTGGTATCGGAGATTCAATAATTCAAGGGATCATCGTTCCAATATTATTATCTATTGCCATGGGGTTAGCAGCAGGGGGGAATGCATTAGGGCCAGTTTTTTACATTATCAGCTATGGAATCATTGGGCCTTTGATTTCGTATCTATGTTTTATGAATGGATATCGTCTAGGTGTTAATGCAATAGATGCTATTATTGGAGAAAATGCAAAGAGAATCACTGATGCTTTTAACATCTTGGGAGTTATGGTTGTTGGAGGACTGGCTGCTTCTAATATCATGTTAACAACGGCAATCAAAATTCCTATGGGAGACGAAGTCCAAAAGTTACAAGACGTTTTAGATGGGATTTTTCCTAATATTTTACCTTTGGCTATGGTATTATTAGCGTGGTATTTACTTACTTCAAAACAAATGACAGCAACAAAGGTTATTCTTGTATTAACATTGATTTCTGCAGTGGGAGTAGTGATTGGAGTATTTTAA
- a CDS encoding class I mannose-6-phosphate isomerase gives MYILKPESRERIWGTPRLHEYHGERPIEKIGSVYSASGVEGVDCQIVGEEKTFGMLVEEKPEIFGLENGEVYPLIISFTACDENLSIQVHPTDDYAQSVEKKIYGKSEAWYFITPPENGWIYAEQQIPEKSIILEAAKENQYMNILKEYPVEKNDLVYIPSGTIHALTKGSLVYEIQQSTDITYRFYDYDRKDKDGKKRDLHVEKAIGTLHPEQKVEKKTFKMGETVKQREFTIQHLSGKQIVKNNSDVASVLTILAGELKINETTCYTGQSIVLLKNEYCELPEFVEAVLATPKRYWADE, from the coding sequence ATGTACATTTTGAAACCAGAATCACGAGAACGTATTTGGGGGACACCACGCCTACATGAATATCATGGGGAACGACCAATTGAGAAAATAGGCTCAGTCTATTCTGCAAGCGGTGTTGAGGGTGTTGATTGCCAAATTGTTGGTGAAGAAAAAACATTTGGAATGTTGGTTGAGGAAAAACCAGAAATATTTGGGTTGGAAAATGGTGAAGTTTACCCCTTAATCATTTCTTTTACAGCATGCGATGAAAACTTAAGTATTCAAGTTCATCCAACCGATGATTATGCACAGAGTGTAGAGAAAAAGATTTATGGAAAAAGTGAAGCATGGTATTTTATTACACCACCAGAAAATGGGTGGATTTATGCGGAACAACAAATTCCAGAAAAATCTATAATCTTGGAGGCGGCAAAAGAAAATCAGTACATGAATATTCTTAAAGAATATCCTGTGGAAAAAAATGATTTAGTTTATATCCCTTCAGGTACAATCCACGCACTAACGAAAGGATCGTTAGTTTATGAGATCCAACAGTCTACTGATATTACATATCGGTTTTATGACTATGATAGAAAAGATAAAGATGGTAAAAAACGTGATTTGCATGTTGAAAAGGCAATTGGAACCCTTCATCCAGAACAAAAGGTGGAGAAAAAAACTTTTAAAATGGGTGAAACAGTCAAGCAACGTGAATTTACGATTCAACATCTAAGTGGTAAACAAATTGTAAAAAATAATTCAGATGTCGCAAGTGTTCTCACGATTTTAGCTGGTGAGTTGAAAATCAACGAAACGACTTGTTATACAGGCCAAAGTATTGTTTTATTGAAAAATGAGTACTGTGAATTACCAGAGTTTGTTGAGGCAGTTTTAGCTACACCTAAGAGATATTGGGCAGATGAATAA